In the Acropora muricata isolate sample 2 chromosome 10, ASM3666990v1, whole genome shotgun sequence genome, one interval contains:
- the LOC136930489 gene encoding uncharacterized protein encodes MRAGNKGVVTKLIGEAETILDGIHPLEEKARNRLARIEKVLKEKSELIHDLDEKIIAVCNVEDIEKEIEDAEDLKMRVMDAIEAISLGTTPTTPLTSNVSSNLEQGNNALFIPPSSPGLYSASPQPPQGNSGTGSETPKAARTKLPKLTLRRFKGDVTQFRTFWDTFESAVHSNPGLTKIDKFSYLVSLLEGSASRAIEGLPVTEETYDSAVEILKKRFGKPQQLISAHMEELLKLNVCAVEKPSQLRFLYDKISVNIRGLEALGVKSEQYGSLVIPIIMAKLPDEIRIQVARNTSQDVWEIDSLLDLIQSEIDAREMSEKIKAATEQVKRPSSSKTSLPTAGTFFGATSNTQSTVPKCVYCTERHFSASCRKVTDINARKDILRRDKRCFMCLRKGHLVDQCDKSCRNCKRRHHQSICQANSPGESLNYHPPPPEEKSSQGKPETQVPNNTTSVNTANAETPTTHFTTATSNGKGSVLLQTATAVATNEDQSKSTTVRVLFDSGSQRSYITDGVRRKLGLKSANIETLHLNTFGDGTYRKLRCEVVTLPIRTIENEYVAITALNFPIICSPLTERVNLQDHPHLEELELADSAESPDSIDILIGSDHYWDFVTGETIRGEFGPTAVRSKLGWLLSGPTNNSQNGTNVISNLVISGENFTNGARESDEMSDMLKRFWDVESLGIVDADCDGEFVKRKAEITFNGSHYEVDLPWKGDSFPQSNNYGMCVTRLRSLHSKLKSEPKLLKEYDYIIQEQKRNGIVEIVPESEGQTPEEGKLSSRPIHYSPHHAVVRRDRETTKVRIVYDGSAKNRKDERSLNDCLELKNTARSKSNSGSGIEILTAPELTNAEELWIKAVQASSFDEEIKFLRDHRQNKTVPPTYVSQFGLVLENGVVKCQGRMNNAEFLRSARNPILLPAKHDFVQLIIKKVHASVKHCGLRDTLTTIRERFWILRGREAVKRVIKKCVICLRINGMPYKSQPTPDLPRERVSEDPPFTHVGLDFAGPLNIVNEHANASSKVYVCLFTCASTRAIHLEMSKRLDVHDFLLAFRRFASRRRLPATITSDNAKTFKSSSKDIRRITRSNEVLRYLVNQRISWNFIVERAPWWGGFWERLVRSVKVPLKKVLGRATLNFEQLRTLMVEIESVINARPITYVYDDTNSISYPLTPSDLIYGRRVTLTPNSAHHEIISTHQSLTRRARHHKNLLQQVTKQWRQEYLTGLREQSNARNKGNAVQEISVGDIVLLKNDSTNRIHWKIARVEELIPGADGKVRAAIFKVGTSDKRSTYLRRVIQHLMPIEVKSSSNNEDMRPTVDVSDQAGRPRRTAAVIGEISRREMNIV; translated from the exons ATGCGTGCTGGCAACAAAGGCGTAGTTACAAAACTCATCGGAGAAGCCGAAACCATTTTAGATGGCATCCATCCACTCGAAGAAAAGGCAAGGAATCGGTTGGCACGAATCGAAAAGGTTCTGAAGGAGAAATCAGAATTGATTCACGATCTCGACGAGAAAATTATCGCAGTATGCAATGTTGAGGATATCGAAAAGGAAATTGAAGACGCTGAAGATTTAAAAATGCGTGTTATGGATGCGATCGAAGCTATTTCACTAGGAACAACGCCCACAACTCCTCTTACTTCAAATGTATCATCTAACCTCGAGCAAGGAAACAACGCCCTTTTTATACCTCCTTCATCACCTGGATTGTATTCGGCGAGTCCACAACCACCTCAGGGAAACTCTGGAACAGGATCGGAAACTCCGAAAGCAGCTCGAACAAAATTGCCTAAACTAACACTACGTAGGTTCAAAGGCGATGTAACTCAATTTCGCACCTTCTGGGATACGTTCGAAAGTGCAGTTCACTCAAATCCTGGGCTGACAAAAATCGATAAGTTCAGTTATCTTGTCTCGTTATTAGAAGGTTCTGCATCACGCGCAATTGAAGGTTTGCCTGTAACAGAAGAAACCTACGACTCGGCAGTGGAAATTTTGAAGAAGAGATTTGGCAAACCGCAACAGCTTATTTCCGCTCACATGGAGGAGCTTCTCAAACTTAACGTCTGTGCTGTAGAAAAGCCAAGTCAACTTCGTTTTTTGTACGACAAAATAAGCGTTAACATCAGGGGGCTTGAAGCTCTAGGAGTCAAGTCCGAACAGTACGGTAGTTTAGTTATTCCAATTATTATGGCCAAACTTCCGGACGAAATACGAATACAAGTGGCAAGAAATACGTCTCAAGACGTTTGGGAGATCGACTCCTTGCTCGATCTTATTCAAAGTGAAATTGATGCGCGGGAGATGAGCGAGAAAATTAAAGCTGCGACCGAGCAAGTTAAGCGTCCATCGTCCTCAAAAACCTCGCTACCGACAGCTGGAACCTTTTTTGGTGCCACCTCAAACACACAGTCGACTGTCCCAAAATGTGTTTACTGCACTGAAAGACATTTTTCAGCATCTTGCAGAAAGGTAACAGACATCAACGCCAGGAAAGACATTCTTAGACGCGACAAAAGGTGTTTCATGTGTTTGAGGAAAGGACATTTAGTTGATCAGTGCGACAAGAGTTGTAGGAATTGCAAGCGAAGGCATCATCAATCTATCTGTCAAGCAAATTCACCCGGTGAATCACTGAATTATCATCCTCCACCTCCCGAGGAAAAATCGTCTCAAGGCAAACCGGAGACCCAAGTCCCAAATAACACAACGAGTGTCAATACGGCTAATGCAGAAACCCCTACAACTCATTTTACAACTGCGACGTCGAATGGCAAGGGGAGTGTTTTGTTGCAAACCGCCACAGCTGTAGCAACCAATGAAGATCAGAGCAAATCGACGACCGTGCGAGTTTTGTTCGACAGCGGCAGTCAGAGATCTTACATTACCGACGGTGTAAGAAGGAAATTAGGTCTGAAGTCAGCAAATATCGAGACCTTGCATCTAAATACGTTCGGAGATGGGACTTATCGCAAACTAAGGTGTGAAGTCGTCACCTTGCCCATTCGAACCATCGAAAACGAATATGTCGCAATTACAGCGCTCAATTTCCCGATTATTTGCTCTCCGCTGACGGAAAGGGTGAACCTACAAGATCATCCGCATTTAGAAGAATTGGAGTTGGCTGACAGTGCTGAGAGTCCAGATTCGATCGACATTTTGATCGGTTCCGATCATTACTGGGACTTTGTCACAGGGGAAACAATTCGCGGAGAGTTTGGTCCCACTGCAGTTAGAAGTAAGCTGGGATGGCTTCTTTCTGGACCAACCAACAATTCCCAAAACGGAACAAATGTCATTTCCAATTTGGTCATATCGGGCGAAAATTTCACAAACGGAGCAAGGGAAAGCGACGAGATGTCAGACATGCTGAAAAGATTCTGGGACGTTGAAAGCCTAGGGATTGTGGACGCCGACTGCGACGGCGAATTTGTCAAACGAAAGGCAGAAATTACTTTCAATGGTAGTCATTATGAAGTCGACCTGCCTTGGAAGGGTGACTCTTTTCCACAATCTAACAATTATGGAATGTGTGTTACGAGGTTACGATCATTACATTCGAAATTGAAGAGTGAGCCGAAATTGCTGAAGGAATACGACTATATCATTCAAGAGCAAAAAAGGAACGGGATCGTCGAAATTGTGCCGGAGAGCGAAGGTCAAACGCCAGAGGAAGGCAAACTTAGCTCGAGACCAATTCACTACTCGCCACATCACGCAGTCGTGCGAAGAGATCGCGAGACCACAAAGGTCAGAATCGTGTACGATGGCTCTGCGAAGAATCGAAAGGACGAACGATCTCTTAATGACTGTTTGGAG cTGAAGAACACAGCGCGATCCAAGTCAAATTCTGGAAGTGGAATTGAAATTCTCACTGCCCCAGAGTTAACTAATGCTGAGGAACTTTGGATTAAAGCAGTGCAAGCGTCTTCATTTGACGAAGAAATCAAGTTTCTACGCGATCACAGGCAAAACAAAACTGTGCCGCCGACTTACGTCTCACAGTTTGGATTAGTTCTGGAAAATGGTGTTGTTAAATGTCAGGGTCGAATGAACAATGCCGAATTTCTGAGAAGCGCAAGAAATCCAATTCTTTTGCCAGCTAAGCACGATTTCGTTCAATTAATTATCAAGAAGGTACATGCATCAGTGAAGCACTGCGGATTAAGGGACACTCTTACTACGATAAGAGAGCGATTTTGGATCTTGAGGGGTCGCGAAGCCGTGAAACGAGTAATCAAAAAATGCGTGATTTGTTTGCGAATCAATGGAATGCCGTACAAGTCTCAGCCAACTCCTGATCTTCCGAGAGAACGAGTTTCTGAAGATCCACCCTTCACGCACGTAGGATTGGATTTTGCGGGACCACTAAATATTGTCAATGAGCACGCGAATGCATCAAGCAAGGTTTATGTGTGTTTGTTTACATGTGCGTCGACCAGAGCTATACACTTGGAGATGTCTAAACGTCTAGACGTTCACGATTTTCTGTTGGCCTTCCGACGATTTGCTAGTCGACGACGACTCCCTGCGACTATTACATCAGACAACGCAAAAACTTTCAAGTCTTCGAGCAAAGATATCAGAAGGATCACAAGATCCAATGAAGTGTTGCGTTACCTTGTTAATCAAAGAATCTCCTGGAACTTCATCGTTGAAAGGGCTCCCTGGTGGGGAGGTTTCTGGGAGCGCTTAGTCCGAAGTGTCAAGGTGCCTCTGAAGAAAGTGCTCGGTCGAGCAACTCTAAATTTTGAACAATTGCGAACTTTAATGGTGGAGATCGAGTCAGTGATCAATGCTAGGCCGATCACCTACGTGTACGACGACACAAATTCAATTTCTTATCCGTTGACGCCTTCAGATCTTATTTATGGCCGACGTGTCACATTAACACCGAACAGTGCGCATCACGAAATTATCAGTACTCACCAGTCATTGACCAGAAGAGCTCGCCATCACAAGAATTTACTACAGCAAGTGACAAAACAGTGGAGACAGGAGTATCTCACTGGTTTACGTGAACAGTCAAATGcgagaaacaaaggaaatgcCGTCCAAGAAATCTCAGTTGGAGATATTGTTTTGCTCAAGAACGACTCAACGAATAGAATTCACTGGAAAATTGCAAGAGTCGAGGAACTTATTCCGGGAGCTGATGGAAAGGTTCGTGCTGCGATCTTCAAAGTCGGAACCAGCGACAAGCGATCGACCTATTTGAGGAGGGTCATACAACATTTGATGCCAATCGAGGTCAAGTCAAGTTCAAACAATGAAGACATGCGTCCTACTGTAGATGTTTCAGATCAAGCAGGGCGACCCCGACGCACTGCGGCTGTGATCGGGGAGATCAGCCGTCGAGAAATGAACATTGTATAA